AGGTTGACGTGGTTCTTCAAAATGGCGTTTTTCCGTGTTTTCAATTCCTGGGAAGCCATTCACTGTAATTGTTGAAAGATAATGCAAGGTTTTTGTTCCACGGTCACGTAAACGTGGGAAATTGAAAAGACTTGGTGTATTATCAATGAAAGTCGTTGTGGCTTGTCCACTGGTGAAGTTTTCATTAGTAATCACGTTAATCAAGAAAGGAATATTCGTTTTTACTCCACGGATTCTAAATTCGTGAAGAACGCGATCCATTTTACGCACACTGTCACTAAATTCATTGGCAAAAGTACAAACTTTTACTAGAAGAGAGTCAAAGTATGGGGTGACTTCATAGCCCGCATAGGCATTCCCAACGTCCAAACGAATGCCAAAACCACCTGGTGAGCGATAGGTATCAATTTTCCCTGTATCTGGTAAGAAACCATTTTCAGGGTCTTCTGTGGTAATCCGACATTGAATGGCCGAGCCTAAAAGAGGAATTTCATTTTGTGCAGGAATTCCGATCTCTGTGTGCAAATCTTTACCTTGGGCAATCAAAATTTGGGCTTGGACAATATCCACCCCTGTAATCAATTCAGTAATGGTATGTTCAACTTGAACACGTGGGTTGACTTCGATGAAGTAAAATTTATCGTCTTTGACTAAAAATTCTACGGTACCAGCATTGATGTAGCCTACATTTTTGCAGAGTTTTACTGCTGCTTCACAAATTTCATTACGAAATGCTTTGGAAAGTCCCACGGCTGGAGCAATTTCAATAACTTTTTGATTGCGTCGTTGCACAGAGCAGTCTCGTTCGTAAAGGTGAACAATATTGCCATGGCTATCGCCAAGGATTTGAACTTCGATGTGTTTTGGATTTTCGATGTATTTTTCGACGTAAATTTCGCCTGAGCCAAAGGCTCCGATGGCTTCTGATTTAGCACGGGCGTAGCCATCACGCATTTCGTCGTCATTCCGCGCCACGCGCATTCCGCGTCCGCCGCCTCCAAGGGCAGCTTTAATCATGACTGGATAGCCGTAAGTTTTGGCAAATTCAAGGGCTCCCTCGATGTCGACTGCTCCATTTGTTCCTGGAATTCCTGGAACTTGCGCGGCATCAGCTGCTGCTTTGGCTTTGATTTTATCCCCAAAGATATCCAAGTGATGTAAATCAGGCCCAACAAAAACCAAGCCAGCTGCACGAACTTTTGTTGCAAATTCCAGATTTTCAGACAAAAGTCCATAGCCTGGGTGAATGGCGTCAGCGCCTGATTCAAGTGCAACACGAATGATGTCATCAATATCTAAGTAAGCATCAATTGGCTTTTTGCCGTGCCCAATGAGGTAGGATTCATCTGCTTTGAAACGGTGAACTGAATATTCATCTTCACTTGCATAGACTGCAACAGTTGATAGACCGAGCTCATTACAAGCACGGAAGACACGGACAGCGATTTCGCCACGATTGGCAACGAGCAATTTTTTCACTTTGGACTCCTTTTATAACGGTGGGACTGGGTGATTTTATGATTATTCACCAAATCAGTGTTCACTTTTATTTTTTTAATCTATTTTTATAGAAAATGAGTTACTGGCAGCTTTGACAGTAACTTCATATTTAACTTTAGCACTTTTTAGGATAACTTACAAGTTTATTAGTGTATTTTGTCACCAAAATTCGTGTATTGTTTGGATAGTTCTGAAAGTTCCGAAACTTCTCGTCGTTTTTCGTCGGCTGAGATGTTTAGAGCAAAACCGATGCCGAGAGAGAGGACGAGAAAAGAGGAACCACCTTGCGAAAGGAAAGGAAAGGTTACCCCAGTTTCGGGAATGATGCCGATTGCTCCACCAACGTTAATGAAAACCTGAATCAGGAGCATGGCACCAATGCCGATGGTCATCAAAGAATTAAATGGATTACGCGCACGGATTCCAACAAGCAAAATTCGAATAATCAAGAAAAATAGAATCCCTAAAATCAAAATTCCTCCGATCACTCCAAGTTCTTCAACAACAATGGCAAAGATGAAGTCGGTATGGGCTTCTGGAAGAAAGCCGTTTTTCTCAATGGAATTTCCTAAGCCACGCCCAAGCCAGCCTCCATTGACAATCGCATAATAGGAGTTGGCAAGCTGATGTCCCGAGTTTGCCAAATCAGAAAATGGATTAACAAAGGCTCGAAAACGGGCATTAACGTAAGAAATTTTTAAACCTGCAGGAATAATCTCTCCCCCTGTGACAAATAGGAGGGCGATAAAGGCGAAAACGAAAGTCAAAATCATTTTTCCATAGCCACTGAACCAGCGCCATGAAATCCCACTCGCACCAACCATGACCATGACAAGGAGTGCTAGAATAAGGGCATTCCCCATGTCGGGCATGATGATGTCTAAGCCAAGTAAAAGGACAACTGGTAGGCGCCACCCGCCAAACCAGCGTTGAACTTTGCTTTGACCTTTAAAAAGTTCTTGAATATCATGATTTTTAATGGCTTCTTGCTTTTCAGAAAAGACCGAGGCAAGATACCAAATGATAAACACTTTAGCGACTTCGGCGGGCTGAATCGTCCCAACTCCTGGAATTGGAATCCAACCATGCGCACCGTTTACTGGCGGGAAAATGAAGCGGGCAGCAATCAAAGCCAAAACAAGTATCGCTAGGATGAACAACAGCATCCCTCGATTTTTCAGAGCTTTGAGCTTTATCCGATAGATAATCGAAATGGCGACAAAGCTAAGCAACATGAATGCTGCTTGAGTGATGACCATGCGATAAGGGGACAATCCTCGTGCTAATTGGTAGGGAACCGTCGCTGAAAAAACCATTACAATCCCAATAGCTGATAACATCAGGTACGGGACTAGGATTGAATAGTTCAGGAAATTTACTTTTTTTAATCCGTTTCTCATTATTTATTTCTTCTCATTTTATTCATCTTCATTTTATCTTTTTAATTATATCATTTTTTTGAAAGTATTTTTTGTAAAATGAGTAATTTCGTCTTTTTCTTTGACAAAATATAAAAATTCCTGACATTTTTGCTGACAGGAATTTTTGGTTTTACTGACGGATTGATTTTTGATTTACGTCAGCATTTTCTCTGGCTTTTTAGATTTCGCGGTGCAAGGTGACGGCGCGTTCTTTGGGACAAAATTTCATGGTTTCTACTTTTTCAGGATGAGTAGCTTTATTTTTGCTGCTGATGTAATTTTTATTTCCACAGGAGCTGCAAGCAAGGGTAATTTTTATTCTCATGATAGGATGCTCCGTTTTCGTAAGAATTTACGGAAATTGATAAATGACCAGATGATGTTAATCACGACAAACAAGCTGGTACCAACAATCGCCGCACGATAACTGATGTAGCCAGCAATGGCTGAGCCGACGAGTGGGCCTGTAACCATGCCCAAATTTGAACTCATTTGTGCGTAAGCAAAAATTCGGCTGACGCCTTCTTTCGGAGTTATCTTGGAAAGAAGAGAATTTACTGACGGCATCAAAGCCCCTGTGCCAAAGCCCAGAAGGAAGCGCAAAATACCAAGTTGCAAGGGACTTTGAACCAGCGCCATTGGCAAATAGATTACAAAAGTGAATACCAACCCAATCAAAATCAGGCGGTGAGAGCCGTATTTATCGCCTAAGCGTCCTAAAAAGCTTGAAGAGAGCATCGCCGATAAGCCGACGGCCGAGACAATCAATCCTGAAATAAACATCAGATTTTCTGTGTTATTTGTCAATGTTTTGATGTACAAAGTGACAAACGGCTCAATAGACTGAGAAGTGATTTGAATAATGAATGTTGTCACCAACAAGCCAACCAAAATCTGTTTGTTACTCACTTTATTGATGATTTCTCTACTGGAGAGCATTTTATCTTTGGGAACAGGTTCAAAATGTTCATGCACAAAGAGAATTGTCAGCAAAGTCGTCAAAGCGAGCAAAGCGCCCACAATCAAAAAAACATTCGCCATACCAAACCATTGGGCAAGTAAACCGCCAAGTGACGGCCCTATTAAGCTTCCCGAAACCATTGCCGTAGCAAGCGTTCCTAGGGCATAGCCCGATTTGTCTTTCGGTGCTTGCGAGGCAATCATAGCCGTTGAATTTGGGATGTAGCCTGAGAAAAAGCCCATCAATAAACGCAAGCCGAGTAACCACCAGACATTCGGGACAAAGGCCAAGCCGCCCATCGTCAAAGTCATTACAACACTAGCGCGAACCATCATTACTTTTCGACCATGTTCATCAGCTAAGCGTCCCCAAATTGGAGCAACCAAGCCTGAAGCCAGAGCGGGCAAGGAAAAAGCTAACCCTGAATAGAGCTCAACATTTCCCCCGCGAACCCCTAGGCCCTGAATATACAAAGGCAGAAAAGGCATCACCAATGAAAAAGATGAACCGACAAAAAAGCAGCCAATCCATGTAATAAATAAATTTCTTTTCCAGTTAATTGTATTCGTTTTTCTTCCCTCTATTTCTCTCTATTTACCGCTAGCAAAGCCTCTTCAATCTGCTTTTTGAGCATTTCTAAACTTCCCGAATTATCCAAAATTCGGTCAGCAAATTTTCTCTTTTGCGCAAGTGGCATCTGCGCGTCAATTCGCTTTTTCGCTTCTTCTTTTGTAAAATGATTCCGCGCCATCAAGCGCTCCAATTGAATTTCTTCAGTGACAGTGACCAACCAAATCTCATCAAATCCGTCATAGCCATATTCTAACAGCAAAGGGATATCCATAAAAAGCAGTTGATTTACTGACGGAAGCTTGCGATATATCTTTGAGCCAGAGAAATTACTGACGGAATTTACATCAGCAATTTCTCTAGGCTTTTCGTCAGTATTTTCTCTAAAATCACGCTCAGCATTTACGTCAGCATTTTCTCTACCCAAAAATTGATCGCGTCTATGGTACAGTTCCTTACGAATAATCTCATCCTGTAAAAGCGACAGTTTTTCACGTTGCTCTCGATTTTCAAAAACCAAAGCCCCCAACTTCGCCCGATTTAATTGACCTGTTTCATCAATAAAATCAGAACCAAAGTGCTTTAAAATCGCCTCATAAAGTCTGCCTTGAGGAGCTTGCAATTCACGCACAACCTTATCCGCATCAATCACCTGATAACCCAGAGAAATCAAAAAATCAACCACCGTTGATTTTCCACTCGCAATTCCACCAGTCAATCCAATAACCTTTTTCATTCCTCTATTTTAGCACAATTTTTGACTTTGCGAAACTAAAAATAATAGTTTTTAACTATTAGGACTAATTTAGAATACAAAAAACCTGCCAGCAAAGCTAGCAGGTTCATTTAAATCTGAGTTAATCAAGAATTAGATGTTTGAAGTGTGCATTACTTCTTCATCATCAGTTGACAATACTTCGTGGAAGACACGTTCAGTCAATTCTTGTTTTTGTTCTGGTGTGAGGTATTTAGTGTTAACACAGTAACCAGAGATACGAACGATGACATCTTCACCGCGCATGATCTTGTCATAGACATCTTTAAGATCCATAACATTCAAGTTAACGTGTTGTCCAGCAAATTCAGTACCACCAATCAAAGCACCTGGAGTGAAGTATCCATCAAGGATTTGTACCAAGTTGTCCACTTGTTCGTCACGCGTTTTACCAAGGGCACGTGGAGAAACTTGAGTCGTCAGAGAGATACCATCATTAGCGTCTTTGAATTCCAATTTAGCGAGTGAACGAAGGTTTTGCAACCATCCACCTTTAGCCTTGTTAGATGGGTTAGCACCTGGTGAGAAGAATTCAAGTTTAGATTTGTTAACTGTACCATCTTCGTTGAGGAATACACCTTTGTGGACTGGAGAGTTACCAGTTTGTTTAGAGTAAGCCACGTTTGAAGTGATTGTCAAAAGTGAAACTGTAGCTTCAGCGTTCTTGTAAAGTTTGTGTGAAGCCAATTTTTCATGGTACATTTTCATAACCATTTTGGCGATATCGTCAGCACGGTCATCATCTTCACCATAACGTGGGAAGTCACCTTCTACTTCATAGTCGTAAACATAGCCGTTTTCATCACGGAGTGTTTTAACTTTAGCATATTTAATAGCTGACAATGAGTCAACAGTATTTGCGAATCCACAGATACCGAATCCCATGTTAATCCCAACACGAGTAGGCAAGAAGGCCATTTGAACAGCTTCATAGTTGTATTTGTCAGTCATGTAGTGGATGATATTCATGGCATCAACATAAGTGTCAGTCAACCAGTCCAATGATTTGTCAAAGTTAGCCAAAACTTTTTCATAATCAAGCACTTCATCAGTTACAGGTTCGATGTCAAATACTTTGTAGTCTTTATGAACGTCATCGTAACCACCATTGATACCTGTCAACATTGCTTTAAGCACGTTTACACGAGCACCGAAGAATTGGATGTTGTGACGAGCATCTTCTGATTCAGGGTCAAGTGGAGATACACAACAAGAGATACATGACATTTCGCCATAGCCATCTTTAGCCATTGTTTCAACACCTTCGTATTGGATAGATGAGTGTTTGTGGCTCATAGACATTGCATAACGTTTGAATGAGTAAGGAAGTTTAGAATCCCAAAGGACTGTCAAGTTTGGTTCTGGAGCGTTACCGATAGTATCAAGAGTGTTCAAGAAACGGTAGTCCATTTTAGTAACACGGTGACGTCCGTCGTTACCCATACCAGCCATAGATGTAGTGATGAATGTTGGGTCACCAGAGTAAAGTTCATCGTAGGCAGCAGCACGAGCGAATTTCATTGTACGAAGTTTCAATACGAAATCGTCAACAAATTCTTGGATTTCTTGTTCAGTGAATGTTCCACGAGCAAGGTCACGTTCAGCAAAGATATCAAGAACGATTGGCACACGTCCAAGTGAAGTTGCAGCACCGTTGATGACACGACATACAGCCATATAAGCAATATTAACCCATTGGATAGCTTCTTTAACGTTCATCGCTGGGCGTGAAACGTCAAGACCGTACAAAGCACCAAAGTTTACAACTTGTTGCAATGCTTGGTATTGCATATTGATTTCTTCTTTAAGACGGATGTTTTCTTCATTGATTTCAGTAATTGCATCCCATTCGCGAGCTTTTTCTTTCATCAAGTAGTCTGCACCATAAAGCGCAAGACGAGCATAAACACCAATGATACGACCACGTGAGTAAGCATCTGGCAAACCAGTTACTGTGTGAGCGTGGCGCGCTTTACGAATTGCTGAAGTGTAAGCACGGAAAATACCATCATTTACAGAAGTCATTGTTTGTGACAAAACATCGTGCAATTGAGGATCAACTGAAAGGCCATGTTCTGTCAAGATTTTTTCAGCAACACGAAGTCCACCTCTAGGCATGAAGTTCAAGCGGAAAAGTTCTTTGTTTTGCATCCCATAGATAAGTTCAAGTTCTTTATCATTAGGATCAACATAACCAGCAGGAATTTTGTCAATAGATGTCACAACATCTGTATCAAAAGGAAATCCTACTTCTTCATAATGTTCTTTTGTATCTTCAATAATTTTTTTTACTTTGAGCGTACGTTCAGTAGGCCCAGCAAGGAAGCTTTCATCACCGTCATAAGGTTTGTAGTTTTCTTGCACAAAACGAGTAATGCTCGCAACATCACGCCAATCTGTTCCTTTGAAACCTTCCCAGGCTTGTTCAAAGATGTTTTCAGTAACTTCGGTTTTCATTTTGAAAATCTCCTTCGTTCTTTCTGTTTCAAATTACACTATCATTATATCACACAGTTAGAGAATAGCAAACAGAAATCAAGAGAAAATGCAGTTTCTTTACTAATACAGTTTTCATTATTTTACTATCTGTTATATTAAATTTAAGTGTATTTTAAGTTTTTCACAAGCGAGTACCCTCAAAACGTTTATAACGTCTACATCAAGGGCATCCCTTTATATTTTTCACAAAGCTAAGTAAAAAAATTTATTCGCTCTTCATAGTTACTAAAAGCTATTTTTCTTCATAATTCAATAATTTTATCATAAACAAACCTTTTGTCAAAATGATGGGCAATTTCAATAACAAGAACTGGTAAATTCAAAATTAACTTTCTTACTTTATAGGCGTTCTCATCATCCAACGAAGCCGTAACTTCGTCAATTAGCAAAATATTCTTTTTCCGTAACAAACAGCGCGCTAACTCAATTCTCACTCTTTGCCCACCCGAGATGTTCTCGCCGTTATTCTCAATTTTTATGTCTAGAATATTTTCGAATTCACTAACTAGACCAACCTGTTCTAATGCAGAAAGTAACTCAAGCTCTGAATAGTCATCGTCAAATGTTAGATTATAACGAATTGTATCGTTGAATAAAAAGGGAGTTTGCGAAATTATTCCGATGTTATTTTGAAATTGTGAATACTTTTTATTTTCTTGAGTAACAACAGTAATTTCTCCCTTATCCACTGCTAACTCTTGGTTTATTAGTCGAAAAAGTGTTGATTTTCCAGAACCACTTGCTCCACGAATAAGATATTTTTTCCCCATTTCAAATATGTAAGTAAAATCGTGAAAAATAATTTTTGAAGAAAATGATTTATTTACACTTCCTACACAGAGCTGTTTAATTCCTTTAACCATTGGTAATTTTTCACCCTCTACTTCTGGAGTATCCAAGAGATTAAAAAACCGCTCTTTTGTGGTCTTCGCTTCCTGAAGGTACTGAATTTGGTATAAGATAGTTTGAATAGGTTGTGAAGCCTGTTGCGCTGCAACAAACATTGCAATAAGCGCTGCAACAGGAATATTTGCGCCATGCAAGTTCATTAAAAAGCCAATCACTAACGGAAGAACTTGTCCAAGAAAATTAGTCAAACCACGAAAAGAAAAAATTAAGTTGCTGGTATAAGCAGACCATTTTCTAGCATTTTCTCTCTCTTCTACAGCACTTTGGACACGGTTAATTGCTCGTTCTATTCCTTGATTATTTTTTAATGTTTGCCTTCCATTAACAGCATCCATAATTTTTTCTAATGCAACTCCACGTTTGGAATAATAAAGTTCTCCTAGAGCATTCAATCGTTTTCCAAGAACCATTTGAGGAATTGGGATGAGCAGGGATCCTAATATAAAAATCGGCCCCAAAATTATATTAGAGTAGATAAGGTAAAGAGCCGTCGTAATAAAAATAATCCCCCAGGTAAAAAGCATTCCCCAAGGCTCAATATAAGTTCCGTATAGAAATTCTAAATCTTGTGTCAACAATGAAATTTTTTCGGAATTTTTAAATTCCAATGAATTTTTTAAAATTCTTTTTAAAATAGTTTGATGTAAATTCACAAGGATAGTAGTCATCGAATAGTTTGTTGAAACATTGCTCAAAAAACTAATAAAATAGAGAATAATATAAATCAAAAAACCATATAATCCAAAATGTAACACATCACTCAAATCTGACTTGTTACTTAGATTCATCGCATTTTTGATAATGATAGGTTGAATCAAAACATAGGCCGAACTAATAACACTCATGAATATTAAAACAATTTTTGCTTTGGTCGGCAAAAATTTGAAAAGCTTTAACATTATTAACCTCCAAAAATCAAAAGAAGGAGATAAACTCCTTCAACTTTAGCAAATTGTATCACATTGATTGTTAAGAGGTTTGTTAGACGCTCTTGTTT
The DNA window shown above is from Lactococcus sp. S-13 and carries:
- the coaE gene encoding dephospho-CoA kinase (Dephospho-CoA kinase (CoaE) performs the final step in coenzyme A biosynthesis.), whose amino-acid sequence is MKKVIGLTGGIASGKSTVVDFLISLGYQVIDADKVVRELQAPQGRLYEAILKHFGSDFIDETGQLNRAKLGALVFENREQREKLSLLQDEIIRKELYHRRDQFLGRENADVNAERDFRENTDEKPREIADVNSVSNFSGSKIYRKLPSVNQLLFMDIPLLLEYGYDGFDEIWLVTVTEEIQLERLMARNHFTKEEAKKRIDAQMPLAQKRKFADRILDNSGSLEMLKKQIEEALLAVNREK
- the pflB gene encoding formate C-acetyltransferase, which gives rise to MKTEVTENIFEQAWEGFKGTDWRDVASITRFVQENYKPYDGDESFLAGPTERTLKVKKIIEDTKEHYEEVGFPFDTDVVTSIDKIPAGYVDPNDKELELIYGMQNKELFRLNFMPRGGLRVAEKILTEHGLSVDPQLHDVLSQTMTSVNDGIFRAYTSAIRKARHAHTVTGLPDAYSRGRIIGVYARLALYGADYLMKEKAREWDAITEINEENIRLKEEINMQYQALQQVVNFGALYGLDVSRPAMNVKEAIQWVNIAYMAVCRVINGAATSLGRVPIVLDIFAERDLARGTFTEQEIQEFVDDFVLKLRTMKFARAAAYDELYSGDPTFITTSMAGMGNDGRHRVTKMDYRFLNTLDTIGNAPEPNLTVLWDSKLPYSFKRYAMSMSHKHSSIQYEGVETMAKDGYGEMSCISCCVSPLDPESEDARHNIQFFGARVNVLKAMLTGINGGYDDVHKDYKVFDIEPVTDEVLDYEKVLANFDKSLDWLTDTYVDAMNIIHYMTDKYNYEAVQMAFLPTRVGINMGFGICGFANTVDSLSAIKYAKVKTLRDENGYVYDYEVEGDFPRYGEDDDRADDIAKMVMKMYHEKLASHKLYKNAEATVSLLTITSNVAYSKQTGNSPVHKGVFLNEDGTVNKSKLEFFSPGANPSNKAKGGWLQNLRSLAKLEFKDANDGISLTTQVSPRALGKTRDEQVDNLVQILDGYFTPGALIGGTEFAGQHVNLNVMDLKDVYDKIMRGEDVIVRISGYCVNTKYLTPEQKQELTERVFHEVLSTDDEEVMHTSNI
- a CDS encoding FtsW/RodA/SpoVE family cell cycle protein, translated to MRNGLKKVNFLNYSILVPYLMLSAIGIVMVFSATVPYQLARGLSPYRMVITQAAFMLLSFVAISIIYRIKLKALKNRGMLLFILAILVLALIAARFIFPPVNGAHGWIPIPGVGTIQPAEVAKVFIIWYLASVFSEKQEAIKNHDIQELFKGQSKVQRWFGGWRLPVVLLLGLDIIMPDMGNALILALLVMVMVGASGISWRWFSGYGKMILTFVFAFIALLFVTGGEIIPAGLKISYVNARFRAFVNPFSDLANSGHQLANSYYAIVNGGWLGRGLGNSIEKNGFLPEAHTDFIFAIVVEELGVIGGILILGILFFLIIRILLVGIRARNPFNSLMTIGIGAMLLIQVFINVGGAIGIIPETGVTFPFLSQGGSSFLVLSLGIGFALNISADEKRREVSELSELSKQYTNFGDKIH
- a CDS encoding ATP-binding cassette domain-containing protein gives rise to the protein MLKLFKFLPTKAKIVLIFMSVISSAYVLIQPIIIKNAMNLSNKSDLSDVLHFGLYGFLIYIILYFISFLSNVSTNYSMTTILVNLHQTILKRILKNSLEFKNSEKISLLTQDLEFLYGTYIEPWGMLFTWGIIFITTALYLIYSNIILGPIFILGSLLIPIPQMVLGKRLNALGELYYSKRGVALEKIMDAVNGRQTLKNNQGIERAINRVQSAVEERENARKWSAYTSNLIFSFRGLTNFLGQVLPLVIGFLMNLHGANIPVAALIAMFVAAQQASQPIQTILYQIQYLQEAKTTKERFFNLLDTPEVEGEKLPMVKGIKQLCVGSVNKSFSSKIIFHDFTYIFEMGKKYLIRGASGSGKSTLFRLINQELAVDKGEITVVTQENKKYSQFQNNIGIISQTPFLFNDTIRYNLTFDDDYSELELLSALEQVGLVSEFENILDIKIENNGENISGGQRVRIELARCLLRKKNILLIDEVTASLDDENAYKVRKLILNLPVLVIEIAHHFDKRFVYDKIIEL
- the rpmG gene encoding 50S ribosomal protein L33 — protein: MRIKITLACSSCGNKNYISSKNKATHPEKVETMKFCPKERAVTLHREI
- a CDS encoding multidrug efflux MFS transporter — translated: MEGRKTNTINWKRNLFITWIGCFFVGSSFSLVMPFLPLYIQGLGVRGGNVELYSGLAFSLPALASGLVAPIWGRLADEHGRKVMMVRASVVMTLTMGGLAFVPNVWWLLGLRLLMGFFSGYIPNSTAMIASQAPKDKSGYALGTLATAMVSGSLIGPSLGGLLAQWFGMANVFLIVGALLALTTLLTILFVHEHFEPVPKDKMLSSREIINKVSNKQILVGLLVTTFIIQITSQSIEPFVTLYIKTLTNNTENLMFISGLIVSAVGLSAMLSSSFLGRLGDKYGSHRLILIGLVFTFVIYLPMALVQSPLQLGILRFLLGFGTGALMPSVNSLLSKITPKEGVSRIFAYAQMSSNLGMVTGPLVGSAIAGYISYRAAIVGTSLFVVINIIWSFINFRKFLRKRSILS